From Pseudomonas sp. stari2, a single genomic window includes:
- a CDS encoding sulfite exporter TauE/SafE family protein translates to MIDFMLYLVFGAALGTLGGIFGIGGGLIAIPLLGVWFGLDQQIAQGTALVMVVPNVMLALWRYHQRNRIELRHALPLAVMGFCFAWIGSIWAVGIDAQTMRIGFVAFLVALSAYNLVRMFGARQAATSEMRYSWPWLGVLGAASGAMGGLFGVGGAVVATPVLTSLFGTTQVVAQGLSLALALPSTGVTLVTYAVHHEVDWMIGLPLAVGGLASISWGVKVAHAMPEKLLRGLFCGFLVLCAVMLAFKV, encoded by the coding sequence GTGATCGATTTTATGCTGTACCTGGTATTTGGCGCCGCCCTCGGCACTTTGGGCGGGATATTCGGCATCGGCGGTGGCTTGATTGCCATTCCGCTGCTGGGCGTGTGGTTCGGGCTTGATCAGCAAATCGCCCAAGGCACGGCGCTGGTGATGGTGGTGCCGAATGTGATGCTGGCGCTGTGGCGTTATCACCAGCGTAACCGCATCGAACTCCGCCATGCATTGCCGCTGGCAGTGATGGGATTCTGCTTTGCGTGGATCGGCTCAATCTGGGCCGTGGGCATCGACGCACAAACCATGCGCATCGGCTTTGTCGCGTTCCTTGTAGCGTTGTCGGCCTACAACCTGGTGCGCATGTTTGGCGCGCGTCAGGCAGCAACTTCCGAGATGCGTTATTCGTGGCCATGGCTGGGCGTGCTCGGCGCAGCGTCGGGCGCCATGGGCGGCTTGTTCGGCGTCGGCGGGGCGGTGGTGGCGACGCCGGTGTTGACCAGCCTTTTCGGTACCACTCAGGTGGTCGCTCAGGGGTTGTCGCTGGCATTGGCGTTGCCGAGCACCGGCGTGACGCTGGTGACGTACGCGGTGCATCACGAAGTGGACTGGATGATCGGCCTGCCGCTGGCCGTTGGCGGGCTGGCCAGCATCAGTTGGGGCGTGAAAGTGGCCCACGCAATGCCGGAAAAACTCCTGCGCGGGCTGTTCTGCGGGTTCCTGGTGCTGTGTGCGGTGATGCTCGCCTTTAAAGTTTAA
- a CDS encoding crotonase/enoyl-CoA hydratase family protein translates to MNQPCPGRVSRARHGHVHLIGLDRAAKRNAFDLDLLNDLALAYGEFEADSDARVAVVFGHGEHFTAGLDLVNASSALAQGWQVPSGGCDPWGVFVGPRVSKPVIVAAQGYCLTIGIELMLAADINLCASNTRFAQMEVQRGIFPFGGATLRFHQVAGWGNAMRWLLTGDEFDAHDALRLGLVQEVMASEDLLPRAIELAERIARQAPLGVQATLMSARQARYEGETAAAQSLPPLVKKLLATEDAKEGVRSLVERRPGVFKGI, encoded by the coding sequence ATGAATCAGCCCTGCCCCGGCCGCGTCAGCCGTGCGCGCCACGGTCACGTCCATTTGATTGGTCTGGACCGTGCAGCCAAGCGCAATGCTTTCGATCTGGATCTGCTCAATGACCTGGCCCTGGCCTACGGTGAATTCGAGGCCGACAGCGATGCGCGGGTGGCTGTGGTGTTCGGGCATGGTGAGCACTTCACCGCCGGGCTCGATCTGGTGAATGCCAGTTCCGCCCTGGCCCAAGGCTGGCAGGTGCCATCCGGCGGTTGCGATCCGTGGGGAGTGTTCGTCGGGCCACGGGTCAGCAAACCGGTGATCGTTGCCGCGCAGGGTTATTGCCTGACCATCGGCATCGAGCTGATGCTCGCCGCCGACATCAACCTGTGCGCCAGCAATACCCGGTTCGCCCAGATGGAAGTACAGCGCGGGATCTTTCCGTTCGGCGGTGCGACGTTGCGCTTTCACCAGGTCGCTGGCTGGGGCAATGCCATGCGCTGGCTGCTGACCGGCGACGAATTTGATGCCCATGATGCGTTGCGCCTGGGTCTGGTGCAGGAAGTCATGGCCAGCGAAGACTTGCTGCCGCGCGCCATCGAACTGGCCGAACGGATTGCCCGACAGGCGCCGCTGGGGGTGCAGGCGACGCTGATGTCGGCGCGTCAGGCGCGCTATGAGGGCGAGACCGCCGCGGCGCAGAGCTTGCCGCCGCTGGTGAAGAAATTGCTGGCAACCGAGGATGCCAAAGAAGGTGTGCGTTCGCTGGTGGAGCGCAGACCGGGGGTCTTCAAGGGCATTTGA
- a CDS encoding spermidine synthase — MTEERVELLLAEVQDEFGVIRVLEVADYRFLEFGDAIEQSCVFTADPSWLEYDYTRAMLIGALCHEQPESALFLGLGAGTLTQACLKFLPLEDVEAIELRPDVPRLAIEYLGLDDDPRLYIRVGDAIELLPTAEPADLIFVDLYTDVGPGAAHLAWNFLGDCQKRLNPGGWLVINQWATDDGKPLGAALLRGLYHRHYWELPVKEGNVILIVPADLDQVLDMQALTARAEALAPKLGYSLASLIKAIRPAT, encoded by the coding sequence ATGACTGAGGAGCGCGTCGAGCTGTTGCTCGCCGAGGTACAGGATGAGTTCGGCGTGATTCGCGTGCTGGAAGTGGCCGACTACCGCTTTCTGGAGTTCGGCGATGCGATCGAGCAAAGCTGCGTGTTTACCGCCGACCCGAGCTGGCTGGAGTACGACTACACCCGGGCAATGCTGATTGGCGCGCTTTGCCATGAGCAACCGGAGAGCGCGTTGTTTCTCGGGCTGGGCGCGGGGACGCTGACCCAGGCCTGCCTCAAGTTCCTGCCGCTGGAAGATGTCGAAGCTATCGAGCTGCGCCCGGACGTGCCGCGTCTGGCTATCGAATACCTCGGGCTGGATGACGATCCGCGTCTGTACATCCGCGTTGGTGATGCAATCGAACTGTTGCCGACGGCCGAACCCGCGGATCTGATCTTCGTCGACCTCTACACCGATGTCGGCCCGGGCGCCGCGCACCTTGCGTGGAATTTCCTCGGTGACTGTCAGAAACGTCTGAATCCCGGTGGCTGGCTGGTGATCAACCAGTGGGCCACCGATGACGGAAAACCTCTGGGGGCGGCGCTGTTGCGCGGGCTCTATCACCGGCATTACTGGGAACTGCCGGTGAAGGAGGGCAACGTGATTCTGATCGTGCCGGCGGATCTCGATCAGGTGCTGGACATGCAGGCGCTCACCGCGCGAGCTGAAGCGCTTGCGCCGAAGCTGGGTTATTCGCTGGCGTCGTTGATCAAGGCAATTCGCCCGGCAACCTGA
- a CDS encoding class III extradiol ring-cleavage dioxygenase, giving the protein MFPSLFISHGSPMLTLEPGASGPALARLAAELPRPKAIVIVSAHWESHELLVSSHPQPETWHDFGGFPRALFEVQYPAPGNPQLAQEVAELLIVNNLPARLDSQRPFDHGVWVPLSLMYPQADIPVVQVSLPSRSGPMLQTRVGQALASLRSQGILLIGSGSITHNLRELDWHAGPESVEPWAREFRDWIVDKLAANDEVALHDYRQQAPNAVRSHPSDEHLLPLYFARGAGGDFSIAHQGFTMGALGMDIYRFG; this is encoded by the coding sequence ATGTTTCCCAGCCTGTTTATCTCTCACGGCTCACCCATGCTCACACTGGAACCCGGCGCCAGTGGCCCGGCCCTGGCGCGCCTGGCCGCCGAACTGCCACGCCCGAAAGCCATCGTCATCGTTTCCGCCCACTGGGAAAGCCATGAGCTGCTGGTCAGCAGCCATCCGCAACCGGAAACCTGGCACGATTTCGGCGGTTTCCCCCGTGCATTGTTTGAAGTGCAGTACCCGGCACCGGGCAATCCGCAATTGGCGCAAGAGGTCGCCGAACTGCTGATCGTCAACAACCTGCCCGCGCGTCTCGACTCGCAACGACCGTTCGACCATGGGGTGTGGGTACCGCTGTCGCTGATGTATCCGCAAGCCGATATCCCGGTAGTTCAGGTGTCCCTGCCCAGCCGTAGCGGCCCGATGTTGCAGACCCGGGTCGGCCAGGCGCTGGCCAGTCTGCGCAGCCAGGGCATTCTGTTGATCGGTTCCGGCAGCATCACCCACAACCTGCGTGAACTGGACTGGCATGCCGGCCCGGAAAGTGTCGAGCCGTGGGCCCGGGAATTCCGCGACTGGATAGTCGACAAGCTCGCCGCCAACGATGAAGTCGCCCTGCACGATTACCGCCAGCAAGCGCCTAACGCCGTGCGCAGCCATCCGAGCGACGAGCATCTGTTGCCACTGTACTTCGCCCGCGGCGCCGGCGGTGATTTCAGCATTGCGCACCAAGGGTTCACCATGGGCGCGCTGGGCATGGACATCTACCGTTTCGGCTGA
- a CDS encoding class II 3-deoxy-7-phosphoheptulonate synthase: MNQPWSPDSWRALPIQQQPQYPDAAHLRQVEQTLASYPPLVFAGEARELRRQFAEVTQGRAFLLQGGDCAESFAEFSAAKIRDTFKVLLQMAIVMTFAAGCPVVKVGRMAGQFAKPRSANDETIDGVTLPAYRGDIVNGIGFDSASRVPDPERLLQSYHQSTATLNLLRAFAQGGFADLHQVHKWNLDFIANSALAEKYSHLADRIDETLAFMRACGMDSSPQLRETSFFTAHEALLLNYEEAFVRRDSLTNDYYDCSAHMLWIGDRTRQLDGAHVEFLRGVNNPIGVKVGPSMNPDDLIRLIDVLNPDNDPGRLNLIARMGANKVGDHLPALIRAVQREGKQVLWSSDPMHGNTIKASSGYKTRDFAQILGEVKQFFQVHEAEGSYAGGIHIEMTGQNVTECIGGARPITEDGLSDRYHTHCDPRMNADQSLELAFLIAETLKQVRR; encoded by the coding sequence ATGAACCAACCCTGGAGCCCTGACAGCTGGCGCGCCTTGCCGATCCAGCAACAACCCCAATACCCCGACGCCGCGCACCTGCGCCAGGTCGAGCAGACGCTGGCCAGCTATCCGCCGCTGGTGTTTGCCGGCGAAGCGCGCGAGTTGCGTCGTCAGTTTGCCGAAGTCACCCAGGGCCGGGCGTTCCTGTTGCAGGGCGGCGACTGCGCGGAAAGCTTTGCCGAGTTTTCCGCCGCCAAGATCCGCGACACCTTTAAAGTGCTGCTGCAAATGGCGATCGTCATGACCTTCGCCGCCGGTTGCCCGGTGGTGAAAGTCGGGCGCATGGCCGGCCAGTTCGCCAAGCCGCGCTCGGCCAACGACGAGACTATCGACGGCGTGACCCTGCCGGCCTACCGGGGCGACATCGTCAACGGCATCGGTTTCGACTCGGCCAGCCGCGTACCGGATCCGGAGCGCCTGCTGCAGTCCTATCACCAGTCCACCGCGACCCTCAACCTGTTGCGCGCCTTCGCCCAGGGCGGTTTTGCCGACCTGCATCAGGTACACAAGTGGAACCTCGATTTCATCGCCAACTCGGCGTTGGCCGAGAAGTACAGCCACCTCGCCGACCGCATCGATGAAACCCTGGCGTTCATGCGTGCCTGCGGCATGGACAGCTCGCCGCAACTGCGCGAGACCAGTTTCTTCACGGCCCACGAAGCGCTGCTGCTGAACTACGAAGAAGCCTTCGTACGCCGCGACAGCCTGACCAACGACTACTACGATTGCTCGGCGCACATGCTGTGGATCGGCGACCGCACCCGTCAGCTCGACGGCGCCCACGTCGAGTTCCTGCGCGGGGTGAACAACCCGATCGGTGTAAAAGTCGGCCCGAGCATGAACCCCGACGACCTGATCCGCCTGATCGATGTGCTCAACCCGGACAACGATCCGGGCCGCCTCAACCTGATTGCGCGGATGGGTGCGAACAAGGTCGGCGATCACCTGCCAGCGCTGATCCGCGCGGTGCAGCGCGAAGGCAAGCAGGTGCTGTGGAGTTCCGACCCGATGCACGGCAACACCATCAAGGCCAGCAGCGGCTACAAGACCCGCGACTTCGCGCAGATCCTTGGTGAGGTGAAACAGTTCTTCCAGGTTCATGAAGCGGAGGGCAGCTACGCCGGCGGCATCCACATCGAGATGACCGGGCAGAACGTCACCGAGTGCATCGGTGGCGCGCGGCCAATCACTGAAGATGGATTGTCGGATCGCTATCACACCCATTGCGACCCGCGGATGAATGCCGATCAGTCGTTGGAACTGGCGTTTCTGATTGCCGAGACGCTGAAGCAAGTTCGCCGTTAA
- a CDS encoding LysR substrate-binding domain-containing protein, which produces MSAYPSIDTDVLRTFVAIADQGGFTRAGEMVNRTQSAVSMQMKRLEEDVLQRQLFERDGRQVRLTAEGQVLLGYARRILKLHSEVFNTLREPHMVGTVRIGTPDDYVMRFLPGILSRFAQFYPLIQIEVHCESTKQLLQRTDLDLSIVTREPGNEIGQLLRKERFVWAEAQNFSAHEQTPLPLAMFNSDCFCRLWACNALDAMGREYRIAYNSTSLSALMAVVSAGLAITAQLESLITPDLRILGAAENLPLLPEASIMLIRNLNNPSPITECLAEHIVEGFKL; this is translated from the coding sequence TTGTCGGCGTACCCCAGTATCGATACCGATGTCCTGCGCACCTTTGTCGCAATTGCCGATCAGGGAGGTTTTACCCGCGCCGGCGAAATGGTCAACCGCACTCAGTCGGCGGTGAGCATGCAGATGAAGCGTCTGGAAGAGGACGTGTTGCAGCGCCAGTTGTTCGAGCGCGACGGACGTCAGGTGCGCCTCACTGCCGAGGGCCAAGTGTTGCTCGGCTACGCACGGCGCATCCTGAAACTGCACAGCGAAGTCTTCAACACACTGCGCGAACCGCACATGGTTGGTACGGTGCGAATCGGTACGCCGGACGACTATGTGATGCGGTTTCTGCCGGGGATCCTGTCGCGTTTCGCCCAGTTCTATCCGCTGATCCAGATTGAAGTGCACTGCGAGTCGACCAAACAGTTGCTGCAACGCACGGATCTGGATCTGTCGATCGTCACCCGCGAGCCAGGTAATGAGATTGGCCAGTTGCTGCGCAAGGAGCGCTTTGTCTGGGCCGAGGCGCAGAATTTCAGCGCCCACGAGCAGACGCCGTTGCCGCTGGCGATGTTCAACAGTGATTGTTTCTGTCGCCTGTGGGCCTGCAACGCGCTGGACGCGATGGGCCGCGAATACCGGATTGCCTACAACAGCACCAGCCTGTCGGCGTTGATGGCGGTGGTGAGCGCGGGTCTGGCGATCACCGCGCAGCTGGAAAGCCTGATCACCCCGGACCTGCGGATTCTCGGGGCCGCCGAGAATCTGCCACTGTTGCCCGAGGCCAGCATCATGCTGATCCGCAACCTCAACAATCCCTCGCCGATCACCGAATGCCTGGCCGAGCACATCGTCGAAGGCTTTAAACTTTAA
- a CDS encoding MarR family winged helix-turn-helix transcriptional regulator, translated as MTNDRDTSDHCEDLLLDNQACFALHSTSLMMTKVYKPLLQALGLTYPQYLAMMVLWEKDGLTVGEISTRLLTDPGSLTPLLKRLEGEGLLSRTRSREDERVVIVELTAQGRALKDKARTVPQCILGASGFTLERLQNLQAELQALRGHLQDSLA; from the coding sequence ATGACCAACGACCGCGACACCTCCGATCACTGCGAAGACCTGCTGCTCGACAATCAGGCCTGCTTCGCCCTGCATTCCACTTCGCTGATGATGACCAAGGTCTACAAGCCACTGCTGCAAGCGCTTGGGCTGACCTATCCGCAATACTTGGCGATGATGGTTTTGTGGGAGAAGGATGGTTTGACTGTCGGAGAAATCAGTACGCGCCTGCTGACCGATCCGGGCTCGCTGACCCCGCTGCTCAAGCGTCTGGAGGGTGAAGGTTTGCTGAGCCGTACGCGAAGCCGTGAGGATGAGCGGGTAGTGATTGTTGAACTGACTGCCCAGGGACGCGCCTTGAAAGACAAGGCCCGAACCGTTCCACAATGCATCCTCGGTGCCAGTGGCTTCACGCTGGAGCGTCTGCAAAACCTGCAAGCCGAGTTGCAGGCCTTACGGGGTCATTTGCAGGACAGCCTCGCTTAA
- a CDS encoding DUF1127 domain-containing protein — protein sequence MKGQKLYVSDERVPVHLISDLLHKFSRWYELHRERELLASLSDEALKDIGVSRADVEHEAIRPFWDDPMHK from the coding sequence ATGAAAGGTCAAAAACTGTATGTGAGCGATGAAAGAGTGCCGGTCCATCTGATTTCCGATCTGCTGCACAAGTTTAGCCGCTGGTACGAACTTCACCGTGAACGCGAGCTGCTCGCCAGTCTGAGCGACGAGGCTTTGAAGGATATCGGGGTCAGCCGTGCCGATGTCGAGCATGAAGCGATTCGGCCGTTCTGGGACGATCCGATGCATAAATGA
- a CDS encoding organic hydroperoxide resistance protein, with protein sequence MQTLYTAIATSTGGRDGRAISSDNILDVKLATPKELGGAGGAATNPEQLFAAGYSACFIGALKFVASQTKRKIPDDASITAHVGIGQIPGGFGLDIDLHISLPGLEQADAQSLVDAAHQVCPYSNATRGNVDVRLHVTV encoded by the coding sequence ATGCAAACTCTCTACACCGCAATCGCAACCTCCACTGGCGGCCGTGACGGTCGTGCGATCTCCAGCGACAACATTCTCGACGTCAAACTGGCCACCCCGAAAGAACTCGGCGGTGCCGGTGGCGCAGCTACCAACCCTGAGCAACTGTTCGCTGCCGGCTACTCGGCCTGCTTCATCGGCGCGCTGAAATTCGTCGCCAGCCAGACCAAACGCAAAATCCCGGACGACGCCTCGATCACCGCTCACGTCGGTATCGGCCAGATTCCTGGCGGTTTCGGTCTGGACATCGACCTGCACATCAGCCTTCCAGGCCTGGAACAGGCTGACGCGCAAAGTCTGGTCGACGCGGCTCACCAGGTTTGCCCGTACTCCAACGCCACCCGTGGCAATGTCGATGTACGCCTGCACGTCACCGTGTAA
- a CDS encoding winged helix-turn-helix domain-containing protein, producing MPATLSFSLKQARRLALAAQGFHGRQPPAVKALHVNRLIERLGLLQIDSVNAVVRSHYLPLFSRLGSYSADLLDQAAWSSGRRRSLFEYWGHEASLLPLSMYPLMGWRMQRARRGEDIYQQLARFGREQQDTIRRVLASVEEQGALGAGSLSTRQEKAGPWWDWSAEKHALEWLFAAGEVTVAGRRGFERLYDLPERVIPASVLQQPLPDEAEAQRGLLLHAAQTLGVGTEKDLRDYFRLNPSDARPRLAEMVEDGQLLTCEVAGWRQIAYCLPEPKIPRKVEASALLSPFDSLIWERSRTERLFDFRYRLEIYTPPDKRVYGYYVLPFLHNERIAARVDLRAERAAGRLTVHAVHEEETGLDEAGMLALALNLRRMADWLGLEQVQLNCQRESAGRLRMAMVQIGAD from the coding sequence ATGCCCGCGACTTTGTCCTTTTCCCTTAAACAGGCTCGACGTCTGGCACTGGCTGCCCAAGGGTTTCACGGGCGCCAGCCGCCGGCTGTCAAAGCTCTGCACGTCAACCGGCTGATCGAACGCCTCGGCCTGTTGCAGATCGACTCCGTCAACGCCGTGGTGCGCTCGCACTACCTGCCGCTGTTTTCCCGTCTCGGTTCTTATTCTGCTGACTTGCTCGACCAGGCTGCCTGGAGTTCGGGGCGACGTCGTTCGCTGTTCGAATACTGGGGTCATGAAGCGTCGTTGCTGCCGCTGTCGATGTACCCGTTGATGGGCTGGCGAATGCAGCGGGCCAGGCGTGGTGAAGACATCTATCAGCAACTGGCGCGTTTCGGCCGCGAGCAACAGGACACCATTCGCCGGGTGCTGGCGTCGGTCGAGGAGCAAGGCGCATTGGGCGCCGGCAGTCTGTCGACCCGCCAGGAAAAGGCTGGACCGTGGTGGGACTGGAGCGCGGAAAAACATGCGCTGGAATGGCTGTTTGCCGCTGGCGAAGTCACCGTGGCCGGGCGCCGTGGGTTCGAGCGGCTGTATGACTTGCCGGAGCGGGTGATTCCGGCTTCTGTGCTGCAACAGCCGTTGCCCGATGAGGCCGAGGCGCAGCGCGGTTTGCTATTGCATGCAGCGCAGACGCTGGGTGTCGGCACGGAAAAAGACCTGCGCGATTACTTCCGCCTGAACCCTTCCGATGCCCGCCCGCGTCTGGCGGAGATGGTGGAAGACGGGCAACTTCTGACCTGCGAAGTTGCTGGCTGGCGCCAGATTGCCTACTGCCTGCCCGAGCCGAAAATCCCGCGAAAAGTCGAGGCCAGCGCATTGCTGTCGCCGTTTGACTCATTGATATGGGAGCGCAGTCGCACCGAGCGGCTGTTCGATTTCCGCTATCGGCTGGAGATTTACACGCCGCCGGATAAACGTGTTTACGGCTATTACGTGCTGCCGTTCCTGCACAACGAACGGATTGCTGCGCGGGTCGATCTGCGCGCCGAGCGGGCGGCGGGGCGGTTGACGGTGCATGCCGTACACGAGGAGGAAACGGGACTGGACGAGGCGGGGATGCTGGCCTTGGCGCTGAATCTGCGGCGGATGGCAGATTGGCTGGGACTTGAGCAGGTGCAGCTTAATTGTCAGCGCGAAAGTGCGGGTCGGCTCCGGATGGCTATGGTTCAGATCGGCGCTGATTGA
- a CDS encoding DEAD/DEAH box helicase, giving the protein MTQEIGGFAALELHPNIVAAVVATGYEEPSAIQQQSIPIILAGHDMIGQAQTGTGKTAAFALPILHRIDPSKREPQALILAPTRELALQVATAFETYAKQMPGVTVVAVYGGAPMGPQLKAIRNGAQIVVATPGRLCDHLRRDEKVLQTVNHLVLDEADEMLKLGFMDDLEVIFKAMPETRQTVLFSATLPQSIRAIAERHLRDPKHVKIQSKTQTVTAIEQAHLLVHADQKTSAVLSLLEVEDFDALIMFVRTKQATLDLASALDAKGYKAAALNGDIAQNQRERVIDSLKDGRLDIVVATDVAARGLDVPRITHVFNVDMPYDPESYVHRIGRTGRAGREGRALLLVTPRERRMLQVIERVTGQKVAEVRLPDAQAVLDARIKKLTNSLSPLVADAESTHGDLLDRLTADIGCTPRALAAALLRKATNGQALNLAAIEKERPLVPNSAPRGDRPERSGDRPDRGDRERRAPMPLGEGRARCRTALGARDGIAAKNLLGAILNEGGLAREAIGRIQVRDSFSLVELPEDGLDKLLTKLKDTRVAGKQLKLRRYRED; this is encoded by the coding sequence ATGACCCAGGAAATCGGCGGCTTCGCCGCTCTTGAACTTCATCCCAATATTGTCGCTGCAGTAGTCGCTACCGGCTATGAAGAGCCTTCGGCCATTCAGCAGCAGTCGATCCCGATCATCCTCGCCGGTCACGATATGATTGGTCAGGCGCAAACCGGTACCGGTAAAACCGCTGCCTTTGCCCTGCCTATCCTGCACCGCATTGATCCGTCCAAGCGCGAGCCGCAAGCTCTGATCCTGGCCCCAACTCGTGAGTTGGCGCTACAAGTTGCAACCGCTTTCGAAACCTACGCCAAGCAAATGCCGGGCGTAACTGTTGTGGCTGTCTACGGCGGCGCGCCGATGGGCCCACAATTGAAAGCAATCCGTAATGGCGCACAGATCGTTGTCGCCACTCCGGGCCGTCTGTGCGACCACCTGCGTCGCGACGAAAAAGTGCTGCAGACCGTGAACCACCTGGTTCTCGACGAAGCAGACGAAATGCTCAAGCTGGGCTTCATGGACGACCTCGAAGTCATCTTCAAGGCCATGCCGGAAACCCGTCAGACCGTATTGTTCTCGGCGACCCTGCCGCAATCGATCCGTGCCATCGCCGAGCGTCACCTGCGCGATCCAAAGCACGTGAAGATCCAGAGCAAGACTCAGACCGTTACCGCGATCGAACAGGCTCACCTGTTGGTTCACGCTGACCAGAAGACCTCTGCCGTTCTCAGCTTGCTGGAAGTGGAAGATTTCGACGCTCTGATCATGTTCGTGCGCACCAAGCAAGCGACCCTGGATCTGGCCAGTGCTCTCGACGCCAAAGGCTACAAAGCCGCGGCGTTGAACGGTGACATCGCCCAGAACCAGCGTGAGCGCGTGATCGACTCGCTCAAGGATGGCCGTCTGGACATCGTTGTGGCGACCGACGTTGCCGCCCGTGGTCTGGACGTTCCGCGCATCACCCACGTGTTCAACGTGGACATGCCGTACGATCCGGAATCCTACGTGCACCGTATCGGCCGTACCGGCCGTGCCGGTCGCGAAGGCCGCGCGCTGCTGCTGGTGACGCCTCGTGAGCGTCGCATGCTGCAAGTGATCGAGCGTGTAACCGGTCAGAAAGTTGCCGAAGTACGTCTGCCGGACGCCCAGGCCGTTCTCGATGCCCGCATCAAGAAACTGACCAACAGCCTGTCGCCGCTGGTGGCTGACGCCGAATCGACTCACGGTGATCTGCTGGATCGCCTGACCGCCGACATCGGTTGCACCCCGCGTGCCCTGGCTGCCGCTCTGCTGCGCAAGGCCACCAATGGTCAGGCGCTGAACCTGGCAGCGATCGAGAAGGAACGTCCACTGGTGCCGAACAGCGCTCCACGTGGCGACCGTCCTGAGCGTTCCGGTGATCGTCCGGACCGTGGTGATCGCGAGCGTCGTGCTCCGATGCCGCTGGGCGAAGGCCGTGCTCGTTGCCGTACCGCGCTGGGCGCGCGTGACGGTATCGCGGCGAAAAACCTGCTGGGCGCCATCCTCAACGAAGGTGGTCTGGCACGTGAAGCCATCGGTCGCATCCAGGTGCGTGACAGCTTCAGCCTCGTCGAGCTGCCGGAAGATGGTCTGGACAAGCTCCTGACCAAGCTGAAGGACACTCGCGTTGCCGGTAAGCAGTTGAAGCTGCGTCGCTACCGCGAAGATTGA
- a CDS encoding LysR family transcriptional regulator, translating into MNPNQLTEQLGLFLDVLESGSFSAASRRHPLTPSAVARRIDSLESAVGSQLFIRSTHAVRATPAGLAFAERARRIVAELQLARAEAVSLSSAPEGLIRVDAPAAFGRRHLAPVIADFLVLYPGLDVQLHLIDSFVDMDGSNLGKVDLVLRAGQMADTRLVATPLASIVRIACASPDYLKRRGVPGEPAQLSEHDGLDWDGLAPPFAWRFEQDGQMQLHRPARVRMSANNAEALVCGALAGLGIAHLPTWLASEYLLRGELLPLFCENGLPTPESAGIYALRLQQQASSRSRLLLEYLKTRFSPVPPWDLALQRELGRH; encoded by the coding sequence ATGAATCCCAATCAATTGACCGAACAACTTGGACTGTTCCTCGATGTGCTGGAGAGCGGCAGCTTTTCTGCTGCTTCACGGCGACATCCGCTGACGCCCTCGGCCGTTGCCCGGCGCATCGACAGTCTGGAAAGCGCTGTCGGCAGCCAGTTGTTTATCCGCAGTACTCATGCGGTGCGCGCCACGCCGGCCGGTCTTGCGTTTGCCGAACGGGCACGGCGCATCGTGGCGGAGTTGCAACTGGCCCGGGCTGAAGCGGTGTCTCTGAGCAGCGCGCCGGAAGGCTTGATTCGGGTGGATGCGCCGGCGGCATTCGGGCGTCGGCATTTGGCCCCGGTGATTGCCGATTTTCTGGTGCTGTATCCGGGACTCGACGTGCAACTGCACCTGATAGACAGCTTCGTCGACATGGACGGATCGAACCTGGGCAAGGTCGATCTGGTGCTGCGTGCCGGACAGATGGCTGACACTCGCCTGGTGGCCACACCATTGGCGAGCATCGTGCGCATTGCCTGCGCCAGCCCCGACTACCTGAAGCGTCGAGGCGTGCCGGGCGAGCCCGCGCAATTGAGCGAGCATGACGGCCTCGATTGGGACGGCCTCGCCCCACCTTTCGCCTGGCGTTTCGAGCAGGACGGACAGATGCAATTGCACCGCCCGGCACGGGTGCGCATGAGCGCCAACAACGCCGAGGCTTTGGTCTGCGGCGCACTGGCGGGGCTTGGGATTGCGCATCTGCCGACCTGGCTGGCCAGCGAATACCTGTTGCGTGGCGAGTTGCTGCCGCTGTTTTGTGAAAATGGCCTGCCAACACCGGAAAGCGCCGGCATTTACGCGCTGCGGCTGCAACAGCAGGCCAGCTCCCGCAGCCGCCTGTTGCTGGAATACCTCAAGACCCGGTTCAGCCCAGTGCCGCCGTGGGATCTGGCCCTGCAACGAGAGTTGGGCCGGCACTGA